A region of Papaver somniferum cultivar HN1 unplaced genomic scaffold, ASM357369v1 unplaced-scaffold_14, whole genome shotgun sequence DNA encodes the following proteins:
- the LOC113335361 gene encoding uncharacterized protein LOC113335361 encodes MGAALSVTVGGATLGRIFNFLGEPVDNLGPVHTRTTSPVHRSAPAFIQLDTKLSILETGIKVVDLLAPYRRGGKIVLFGGAGVGKTVLIMELINNISKAHGGVSVFGGVGERTREGNDLYMEMKESGVINEQNLAESKVALVYGQMNEPPGARMRVGLTALTMAEYFRDVNEQDVLLFIDNIFRFVQAGSEVSALLGIMPSAVGYQPTLSTEMGTLQEIITSTKEGSITSIQAVYVPADDLTDPAPATTFEHLDATTVLSRGLASKGIYPAVDPLDSTSTMLQPRIVGEEHYEIAQRVKQTSQRYKEVQDIIAILGLDELSEEDRLTVARARKIERFLSQPFFVAEVFTGSPGKYVGLEETIRGFQLILSRELDGLPEQTFYLVGNIDEATAKAVNIEVEKVKEIVLSTNSGQIGVLPNHAPIATAVDIGILRLRLNDQWLKIALMGGFARVGNNDITILVNDAEKGSDIDPQEAQKALKIAEANLSRAEGKRQTIEANLAVRRARTRVEAMNEIS; translated from the exons ATGGGAGCTGCTCTAAGTGTTACGGTTGGTGGGGCTACTCTCGGACGAATTTTCAACTTTCTTGGAGAGCCTGTTGATAATTTAGGTCCTGTACATACTCGCACAACATCTCCTGTTCATAGATCCGCGCCTGCCTTTATACAATTAGATACAAAATTATCTATTTTGGAAACAGGGATCAAAGTAGTTGATCTGTTAGCTCCTTATCGACGTGGGGGGAAAATAGTACTATTCGGGGGAGCTGGAGTGGGTAAAACAGTCCTTATcatggaattgatcaacaacatctCCAAAGCTCATGGAGGCGTATCTGTATTTGGCGGAGTGGGTGAGCGTACTCGTGAGGGGAATGATCTTTACATGGAAATGAAAGAGTCTGGAGTAATTAATGAACAAAATCTTGCAGAATCAAAAGTAGCTCTAGTCTATGGTCAGATGAATGAACCGCCGGGAGCTCGTATGAGAGTTGGTTTGACTGCCCTAACCATGGCAGAATATTTCCGAGATGTTAATGAACAAGATGTCCTTCTATTTATCGACAATATTTTCCGATTTGTCCAAGCAGGATCCGAAGTATCTGCTTTATTAGGAATAATGCCTTCTGCTGTGGGTTATCAACCTACCCTTAGTACAGAAATGGGTACATTGCAAGAAATAATTACTTCTACCAAAGAGGGGTCTATAACTTCTATTCAAGCAGTTTATGTACCTGCGGACGATTTGACCGACCCTGCCCCTGCCACAACATTTGAACATTTAGATGCTACTACCGTATTATCAAGAGGACTAGCTTCAAAAGGTATCTATCCAGCAGTAGATCCTCTTGATAGTACGTCAACTATGCTCCAACCTCGCATCGTTGGTGAAGAACATTATGAAATTGCGCAAAGAGTTAAGCAAACTTCACAACGTTACAAAGAAGTTCAGGATATTATAGCTATCCTTGGGTTGGACGAATTATCTGAAGAGGATCGTTTAACCGTAGCAAGAGCACGAAAAATTGAGCGTTTCTTATCACAACCCTTCTTCGTAGCAGAAGTATTTACGGGCTCTCCAGGGAAATATGTTGGTCTAGAAGAAACCATTAGGGGGTTTCAATTGATCCTTTCCAGAGAATTAGATGGTCTTCCTGAGCAGACCTTTTATTTGGTAGGTAACATCGACGAAGCTACCGCGAAGGCTGTGAACATAGAAGTGGAGA AAGTGAAAGAAATTGTTTTATCTACTAATAGTGGCCAAATCGGTGTATTACCAAATCACGCCCCTATTGCCACAGCTGTAGATATAGGTATTTTGAGACTACGCCTTAATGACCAATGGTTAAAAATCGCTCTGATGGGTGGTTTTGCTAGAGTAGGCAATAATGATATTACCATCTTAGTAAATGATGCGGAGAAGGGTAGTGACATTGATCCACAAGAAGCTCAGAAAGCTCTTAAAATAGCTGAAGCTAACTTAAGTCGGGCTGAGGGCAAGAGACAAACAATTGAAGCGAATTTAGCCGTCAGACGAGCTAGGACGCGAGTAGAGGCTATGAAtgaaatttcataa